One genomic segment of Streptomyces sp. NBC_00239 includes these proteins:
- a CDS encoding RICIN domain-containing protein, translating into MQILAVRRWAVVAATAAIAALSVATPAHARAEVFHFDGQNNATRRCMDDSFAYGLRAFDCNRTDFQQFRFGDGTYYHELRNKVTGRCIDDSFAYGLRAFDCNSMSYQQWSVSNTTGGTTFKNRATGRCIDDSFAYGLRAFDCNGMNFQKWWGVHAN; encoded by the coding sequence ATGCAGATACTCGCTGTACGCCGATGGGCCGTCGTCGCCGCGACCGCCGCAATCGCCGCGCTGTCGGTTGCCACGCCCGCGCATGCCCGTGCGGAGGTCTTCCACTTCGACGGTCAGAACAACGCGACCCGCCGCTGCATGGACGACAGCTTCGCGTACGGGCTCCGGGCCTTCGACTGCAACAGGACGGACTTCCAGCAGTTCCGGTTCGGCGACGGCACGTACTACCACGAGCTGCGGAACAAGGTGACCGGCCGGTGTATCGACGACAGCTTCGCGTACGGGCTGCGGGCCTTCGACTGCAACAGCATGAGCTACCAGCAGTGGTCGGTCAGCAACACCACCGGCGGGACGACCTTCAAGAACCGGGCCACCGGCCGCTGCATCGATGACAGCTTCGCGTACGGGTTGCGGGCGTTCGACTGCAACGGGATGAACTTCCAGAAGTGGTGGGGGGTCCACGCGAACTGA